In Phreatobacter aquaticus, a single genomic region encodes these proteins:
- the rplF gene encoding 50S ribosomal protein L6: MSRIGKKPVAVPAGVTAQVSGQTVKVKGPKGELAFTCPEDVVVSLNGDAVKVDPRDQGKRARSMWGMSRTRVSNLIVGVTKGFEKKLEITGVGYKAAAQGKVLNLSLGYSHDINYPVPNGITIATPKPTEIVVAGLDKQQVGQVAAEIREFRGPEPYKGKGVRYEGEFIFRKEGKKK; this comes from the coding sequence ATGTCTCGTATCGGTAAGAAGCCGGTCGCCGTTCCCGCGGGCGTCACTGCCCAGGTGTCCGGCCAGACCGTCAAGGTCAAGGGTCCCAAGGGCGAACTCGCCTTTACCTGCCCGGAAGACGTCGTGGTGTCGCTGAATGGCGATGCCGTGAAGGTCGATCCGCGCGACCAGGGCAAGCGCGCCCGCTCCATGTGGGGCATGTCGCGCACCCGGGTGTCGAATCTGATCGTCGGCGTGACCAAGGGCTTCGAAAAGAAGCTTGAGATCACCGGCGTCGGTTACAAGGCTGCTGCACAGGGCAAGGTTCTGAACCTGTCCCTTGGCTACAGCCACGACATCAACTATCCCGTGCCCAATGGCATCACCATTGCCACGCCGAAGCCGACGGAAATCGTCGTCGCCGGCCTGGACAAGCAGCAGGTCGGACAGGTCGCCGCCGAGATCCGCGAATTCCGCGGTCCGGAGCCCTACAAGGGCAAGGGCGTTCGGTACGAAGGCGAGTTCATCTTCCGCAAGGAAGGCAAGAAGAAGTAA
- the rplR gene encoding 50S ribosomal protein L18, translating to MANTKDATERRKARVRRALRQAANGRPRLSVFRSSKHIYAQVIDDQNGVTVASASSLEKEMKSSLKTGADQAAASAVGKALAERAKKAGITEVVFDRGAYLFHGRVKALADGAREGGLSF from the coding sequence ATGGCCAATACGAAGGATGCAACGGAGCGTCGCAAGGCGCGTGTCCGCCGGGCTCTGCGCCAGGCGGCAAATGGGCGTCCGCGGCTGAGCGTGTTCCGGTCGTCGAAGCATATCTATGCTCAGGTTATCGATGATCAGAACGGCGTGACCGTCGCGAGCGCTTCCTCGCTCGAAAAGGAGATGAAGTCTTCGCTGAAGACCGGTGCGGACCAGGCTGCGGCATCTGCCGTCGGCAAGGCCCTGGCCGAGCGCGCGAAGAAGGCTGGCATCACCGAGGTCGTTTTCGACCGCGGCGCCTATCTCTTTCATGGCCGCGTCAAGGCGCTGGCCGATGGCGCCCGTGAGGGCGGTTTGAGCTTCTAA
- the rpsE gene encoding 30S ribosomal protein S5, whose amino-acid sequence MAREREGHREERDSEFTDKLVHINRVSKTVKGGKRFGFAALVVVGDQKGRVGFGHGKAREVPEAIRKATEAAKRGFIRVALREGRTLHHDVNGRHGAGKVILRAAPAGTGIIAGGPMRAVFETLGMADVVAKSMGSSNPYNMVRATFDALKNQDSPRSVAARRGLKVSVLQGRRQEQGEGDV is encoded by the coding sequence ATGGCTCGTGAACGTGAAGGTCACCGCGAAGAGCGGGACTCCGAATTCACCGACAAGCTGGTTCACATCAACCGCGTCTCCAAGACGGTCAAGGGCGGCAAGCGCTTCGGCTTTGCAGCTCTCGTCGTGGTCGGCGACCAGAAGGGCCGCGTTGGCTTCGGCCACGGCAAGGCCCGCGAGGTCCCCGAGGCGATCCGCAAGGCGACCGAGGCTGCCAAGCGCGGCTTCATTCGCGTCGCGCTTCGCGAGGGACGCACCCTGCATCATGACGTCAACGGCCGTCATGGCGCTGGCAAGGTGATCCTGCGGGCAGCCCCCGCCGGTACCGGCATCATCGCCGGCGGTCCGATGCGCGCCGTCTTCGAGACCCTCGGCATGGCCGATGTGGTTGCGAAGTCGATGGGCTCGTCGAACCCCTACAACATGGTGCGTGCCACCTTCGACGCGCTGAAGAACCAGGACAGCCCGCGCTCCGTCGCGGCTCGCCGCGGGCTCAAGGTTTCGGTCCTTCAGGGCCGTCGCCAGGAGCAGGGCGAAGGCGACGTTTGA
- the rpmD gene encoding 50S ribosomal protein L30, translated as MANKTVTVEQIGSPIRREESQRATLVGLKLNKLHRRATLEDTPSVRGMIAKVAHLVKVVE; from the coding sequence ATGGCCAACAAGACTGTGACTGTTGAGCAGATCGGGTCGCCGATCCGCCGCGAGGAATCGCAGCGGGCGACCCTGGTCGGGCTCAAGCTGAACAAGCTCCATCGCCGCGCCACGCTTGAGGATACCCCTTCGGTTCGTGGCATGATTGCGAAGGTTGCTCACCTCGTGAAGGTGGTGGAGTGA
- the rplO gene encoding 50S ribosomal protein L15, whose protein sequence is MKLTDIKDNDGAVKRRMRIGRGIGSGKGKTGGRGVKGQKSRSGVAIKGFEGGQMPLHRRLPKRGFTNIFRLEFVEVTLERLQRAIDSGKLKAGAIDEVGLVAAGVIRRSRDGIRLVATGEIKSAVQITVHGASSGAVLAIEKAGGTVTLIKPKADAAA, encoded by the coding sequence ATGAAACTCACCGACATCAAAGACAATGACGGCGCCGTCAAGCGCCGGATGCGCATCGGACGCGGTATCGGTTCGGGCAAGGGCAAGACCGGTGGTCGCGGCGTGAAGGGGCAGAAGTCCCGTTCCGGCGTCGCCATCAAGGGCTTCGAGGGCGGCCAGATGCCGCTGCATCGTCGCCTGCCCAAGCGCGGCTTCACCAATATCTTCCGTCTTGAGTTCGTCGAAGTGACGCTTGAGCGCCTGCAGCGTGCCATCGATTCCGGCAAGCTGAAGGCCGGCGCCATCGACGAGGTCGGCCTGGTTGCTGCCGGCGTGATCCGTCGTTCGCGCGATGGCATTCGCCTGGTCGCCACCGGCGAGATCAAGTCGGCCGTCCAGATCACCGTCCACGGTGCGTCGTCCGGTGCCGTTCTGGCGATCGAGAAGGCTGGCGGTACCGTCACCCTGATCAAGCCGAAGGCCGACGCTGCCGCCTGA
- the secY gene encoding preprotein translocase subunit SecY, whose translation MASAAEQLAANLNFGALAKAEDLKKRIWFTLGALLVYRVGTYIPLPGIDPEALRQVFQSSQGGVLAMFNVFAGGAVSRMAIFALNIMPYISASIIIQLLTAVVPELEKLKKDGEGGRKQLNQYTRYLTVVLALFQSWGIGVGLQSSGSIVSSPGLFFVMTTVITLTGGTMFMMWLGEQITQRGIGNGISLIIFAGIVAELPSVLAQAFELGRQGVISTPLLLSLLVLIGVTIAVIVFCERAQRRLLIQYPKRQVGNKVFEGNSSHLPLKLNTAGVIPPIFASSLLLLPTTALSFQSNPPEWLRLTAQLLGHGQPLFMAFYTLLIVFFCFFYTAIVFNPQETADNLRKYGGFIPGIRPGEKTSNYIDYVLTRITVIGAVYITAVCLIPEMMIAQLGQSFYLLGGTSLLIVVTVTMDTVAQVQGYLLAHQYEGLVKKSQLRGKRR comes from the coding sequence ATGGCATCGGCAGCGGAACAACTGGCAGCCAATCTCAACTTCGGGGCCCTCGCCAAGGCGGAGGACCTGAAGAAGCGGATCTGGTTCACTCTCGGTGCGCTGCTGGTCTACCGGGTCGGCACCTATATCCCGCTTCCCGGCATTGACCCGGAAGCGCTGCGCCAGGTGTTCCAGTCGTCGCAGGGCGGCGTGCTTGCCATGTTCAACGTCTTCGCTGGCGGCGCCGTGAGCCGTATGGCGATCTTCGCCTTGAACATCATGCCCTACATCTCGGCGTCCATCATCATCCAGCTGCTCACCGCCGTGGTGCCGGAGCTGGAGAAGCTGAAGAAGGACGGGGAGGGCGGCCGCAAGCAGCTCAACCAGTACACCCGCTATCTGACGGTGGTGCTCGCCCTGTTCCAGTCCTGGGGAATCGGCGTCGGCCTCCAGTCGTCCGGGTCGATCGTCTCGAGCCCCGGCCTGTTCTTCGTCATGACCACGGTCATCACGCTGACTGGCGGCACCATGTTCATGATGTGGCTTGGCGAGCAGATCACCCAGCGCGGTATCGGCAACGGCATTTCGCTGATCATTTTCGCCGGCATCGTCGCCGAACTGCCGAGCGTGCTGGCTCAGGCCTTCGAGCTTGGCCGCCAGGGCGTCATCTCGACGCCGCTTCTGCTCTCGCTGCTGGTGCTGATCGGCGTGACCATTGCGGTCATCGTGTTCTGTGAGCGCGCTCAGCGTCGGCTGCTGATCCAGTATCCAAAGCGCCAGGTCGGCAACAAGGTGTTCGAAGGCAATTCGTCGCATCTGCCGCTGAAGCTGAACACGGCCGGCGTCATCCCGCCGATCTTCGCCTCGTCGCTGTTGCTGCTTCCGACGACCGCCCTGTCATTCCAGAGCAACCCTCCGGAATGGCTGCGCCTCACCGCCCAGCTTCTCGGCCACGGCCAGCCGCTCTTCATGGCCTTCTACACTCTGCTGATCGTGTTCTTCTGCTTCTTCTACACGGCCATCGTGTTCAATCCGCAGGAGACAGCCGACAATCTGCGCAAGTATGGCGGCTTCATTCCCGGCATCCGGCCCGGCGAGAAGACCTCGAACTATATCGACTATGTCCTGACGCGAATCACCGTGATCGGCGCCGTCTACATCACGGCTGTCTGCCTCATACCCGAAATGATGATAGCGCAGCTCGGCCAGAGCTTTTATCTGCTGGGTGGCACCTCGCTGCTGATCGTCGTCACCGTGACGATGGATACGGTTGCCCAGGTGCAGGGATATCTGCTGGCCCATCAATACGAAGGGCTGGTCAAGAAGTCGCAATTGCGGGGGAAGCGTCGATGA
- a CDS encoding adenylate kinase, whose product MKLILLGPPGAGKGTQAQRLVDRLGVVQLSTGDMLRAAVAAGTPIGIKAKDVMARGELVSDEIVVGIIEDRIAQPDCAKGFILDGFPRTVAQAEALDGMLANHGVSLDAVIELKVDESILVDRIEQRVAEMTARGEAVRPDDNAAALKKRLEAYRAQTAPVAGYYASKGALKTVDGMAPIDDVTKAIAGIIGA is encoded by the coding sequence ATGAAACTCATTCTGCTCGGGCCTCCCGGGGCGGGGAAGGGGACCCAAGCACAGCGTCTGGTGGACAGGCTCGGCGTGGTCCAGCTGTCCACCGGTGATATGCTGCGCGCGGCAGTGGCCGCTGGTACGCCGATCGGCATCAAGGCCAAGGATGTCATGGCGCGCGGCGAACTCGTCTCCGACGAGATCGTTGTCGGAATCATCGAGGATCGGATCGCTCAGCCGGATTGCGCCAAGGGGTTCATCCTGGATGGCTTCCCGCGCACGGTGGCTCAGGCCGAGGCCCTCGATGGCATGCTGGCAAATCACGGGGTCAGCCTCGACGCGGTGATCGAGCTCAAGGTCGACGAGAGCATTCTGGTCGATCGAATCGAGCAGCGAGTCGCCGAGATGACGGCCCGCGGTGAAGCGGTTCGGCCTGATGACAATGCCGCTGCGCTCAAGAAGCGGCTTGAGGCCTATCGTGCCCAGACCGCGCCGGTCGCCGGTTACTATGCCTCCAAGGGTGCTCTCAAGACCGTCGATGGCATGGCGCCGATCGACGACGTCACGAAGGCGATCGCCGGGATCATTGGCGCCTGA
- the rpsM gene encoding 30S ribosomal protein S13 — protein sequence MARIAGVNIPTNKRVVIALQYIHGIGAKYASEICEKAKIASDRRVNQLSDAEVLAVRETIDRDYMVEGDLRREVSMNIKRLMDLGCYRGLRHRKGLPVRGQRTHTNARTRKGPAKAIAGKKK from the coding sequence ATGGCTCGTATCGCGGGTGTCAATATCCCGACTAACAAGCGCGTTGTGATCGCGCTGCAGTACATTCACGGCATCGGCGCCAAATACGCCTCCGAGATCTGCGAGAAGGCGAAGATCGCGTCCGATCGTCGCGTCAACCAGCTCTCCGACGCCGAGGTTCTTGCCGTTCGCGAAACCATCGACCGCGACTACATGGTCGAAGGCGACCTTCGCCGCGAAGTGTCGATGAACATCAAGCGTCTGATGGATCTGGGCTGCTACCGCGGCCTGCGTCACCGCAAGGGCCTGCCGGTCCGCGGTCAGCGCACCCACACCAATGCCCGCACCCGCAAGGGTCCGGCAAAGGCCATCGCCGGCAAGAAGAAGTAA
- the rpsK gene encoding 30S ribosomal protein S11: MAKEATRVRRRERKNIASGVVHVNASFNNTMITITDAQGNTIAWSSSGTMGFKGSRKSTPYAAQVAAEDAARKASEHGMRTVEVEVSGPGSGRESALRALQAAGFTVTSIRDVTPIPHNGCRPRKRRRV, from the coding sequence ATGGCCAAGGAAGCCACACGCGTTCGGCGTCGCGAACGCAAGAACATCGCCTCTGGCGTCGTTCACGTGAACGCCTCGTTCAACAACACCATGATCACCATCACCGATGCGCAGGGCAACACGATTGCCTGGTCGTCGTCGGGCACGATGGGCTTCAAGGGCTCGCGCAAGTCGACCCCCTATGCAGCCCAGGTTGCCGCCGAGGACGCTGCCCGCAAGGCCAGCGAGCACGGCATGCGGACCGTCGAAGTGGAAGTCTCGGGCCCCGGTTCGGGCCGTGAGTCGGCGCTGCGCGCCCTCCAGGCTGCCGGCTTCACCGTCACCTCGATCCGTGACGTGACGCCGATCCCGCACAACGGCTGCCGCCCGCGCAAGCGTCGCCGCGTCTGA
- a CDS encoding DNA-directed RNA polymerase subunit alpha: MSAKVTNVIQKNWQELIKPEKLHIVPGDDPKRIATATAEPLERGFGVTLGNSLRRVLMSSLQGAAVSAVQIDGVLHEFSSIAGVREDVTDIILNIKDIAIKMQGDGPKRMVVRKEGPGTVSAGDIQTVGDVVILNPDLVICTLDEGASIRMEFTVDTGKGYVPAEKNRAEDAPIGLIPVDSLFSPVKKVSYQVSPTREGQVLDYDKLTLTVETDGSVTPEDAIAYAARILQDQLEIFVNFEEPRKEVVQETIPDLAFNPALLKKVDELELSVRSANCLKNDNIVYIGDLIQKTEAEMLRTPNFGRKSLNEIKEVLAQMGLHLGMEVTGWPPENIEELAKRFEDHY; this comes from the coding sequence ATTTCAGCGAAGGTTACCAACGTGATTCAGAAGAACTGGCAGGAACTGATCAAGCCGGAGAAGCTCCACATCGTTCCCGGCGATGATCCCAAGCGTATTGCGACCGCCACCGCCGAGCCGCTTGAGCGTGGCTTCGGCGTGACGCTCGGCAACTCGCTGCGTCGCGTTCTCATGTCCTCGCTTCAGGGCGCTGCCGTCTCGGCCGTCCAGATCGACGGCGTGCTGCATGAATTCTCGTCGATTGCCGGTGTTCGCGAGGATGTCACCGACATCATCCTGAACATCAAGGATATTGCCATCAAGATGCAGGGCGACGGCCCCAAGCGCATGGTCGTGCGCAAGGAAGGCCCGGGCACTGTCAGCGCCGGCGACATCCAGACGGTTGGCGACGTTGTCATCCTCAATCCGGATCTCGTGATCTGCACCCTCGACGAGGGCGCCTCGATCCGCATGGAATTCACCGTCGACACCGGCAAGGGCTATGTCCCGGCCGAGAAGAACCGCGCCGAAGACGCGCCGATCGGCCTGATCCCGGTCGACAGCCTGTTCTCGCCGGTCAAGAAGGTCTCCTACCAGGTCTCGCCGACCCGCGAAGGCCAGGTGCTCGACTACGACAAGCTGACCCTGACGGTGGAGACCGACGGTTCGGTCACCCCTGAGGACGCGATCGCCTATGCGGCCCGTATCCTGCAGGACCAGCTGGAAATCTTCGTCAACTTCGAAGAGCCGCGCAAGGAAGTGGTCCAGGAGACGATCCCGGATCTCGCCTTCAACCCGGCGCTGCTCAAGAAGGTCGACGAGCTCGAACTGTCGGTTCGTTCGGCGAACTGCCTGAAGAACGACAACATCGTCTATATCGGCGACCTGATCCAGAAGACCGAGGCGGAAATGCTCCGCACTCCGAACTTCGGCCGCAAGTCGCTGAACGAGATCAAGGAAGTGCTTGCCCAGATGGGCCTCCACCTCGGTATGGAGGTTACGGGTTGGCCGCCGGAGAATATCGAAGAGCTCGCAAAGCGCTTCGAGGACCATTACTGA
- the rplQ gene encoding 50S ribosomal protein L17, with product MRHGKAHRKFNRTAEHRKAMFANMCAALIKHEQIVTTLPKAKDLRPVVEKLVTLGKRGDLHARRQAVSQLRDLGMVKKLFEIIGPRYQARNGGYTRVLKAGFRHGDNAPVAVIEFVDRDVDAKGKDSGPVQAQSEQAAA from the coding sequence ATGCGTCACGGCAAAGCCCACCGCAAGTTCAACCGCACGGCAGAACATCGCAAGGCGATGTTTGCCAACATGTGTGCGGCTCTGATCAAGCACGAACAGATCGTCACGACCCTGCCGAAGGCCAAGGACCTGCGTCCCGTCGTCGAGAAGCTGGTGACCCTTGGCAAGCGCGGCGACCTGCACGCCCGTCGTCAGGCCGTCAGCCAGCTGCGCGACCTCGGCATGGTCAAGAAGCTGTTCGAGATCATCGGCCCGCGCTACCAGGCGCGCAACGGCGGCTATACCCGCGTGTTGAAGGCCGGCTTCCGCCATGGCGACAACGCCCCGGTGGCAGTGATCGAGTTCGTCGATCGCGACGTCGATGCCAAGGGCAAGGATTCCGGTCCGGTCCAGGCGCAGTCGGAGCAGGCCGCGGCCTGA
- a CDS encoding YbfB/YjiJ family MFS transporter: MTVQNTPSVKGAFWGPVIAGYCGLLVAIGMGRFGFPPLIPAMVEASWASPTTLNLSAAFNLAGYMAGALASITATRLLGVRALIILASIASVAAFAFSAIPLPSPVFIALRTLSGVTGGLMMIVIPPVVASTVAPTRRGLAGGLTFAGVGTGFMLSGTVVPLFAAQGPAAAWLACTAIIAAAAIALVLTLPRTPPPEPAQVGAQAPTGWRTSPAFIGLAAAYSAAAAGYVPHTTIFVDHVARDLGYGLVVGGWIWILAGCTAVVAPMVAGLAADRFGFALSLRVVVALMALGAAIPVLTSQIVLLGLSAMLTGGLMIGLGSLAAGRTREIVGAEAHTPAWALQTVVFAAMQAGGAYCFTAILATTGSHALVFALASAIMFAGVSIEIATARRA, translated from the coding sequence GTGACGGTTCAGAACACCCCATCGGTGAAGGGGGCGTTCTGGGGGCCGGTGATCGCGGGCTATTGCGGCCTGCTGGTCGCCATCGGCATGGGACGCTTCGGCTTCCCGCCGCTGATCCCCGCCATGGTGGAGGCCAGCTGGGCCAGTCCGACCACGCTCAACCTGTCGGCGGCGTTCAATCTCGCCGGCTATATGGCCGGCGCCTTGGCATCCATCACGGCCACGCGTCTCCTTGGCGTCCGGGCGCTGATCATTCTCGCCTCCATCGCCTCGGTCGCCGCCTTTGCCTTCTCGGCCATACCGCTCCCGTCGCCCGTCTTCATCGCGCTGCGCACATTGTCGGGTGTGACAGGTGGACTGATGATGATCGTGATCCCGCCGGTCGTTGCATCGACCGTCGCCCCGACCCGCCGGGGGCTCGCAGGAGGCCTGACCTTTGCGGGCGTCGGAACCGGCTTCATGCTGTCGGGTACAGTGGTGCCCCTGTTCGCGGCGCAGGGGCCGGCCGCCGCCTGGCTTGCCTGCACCGCCATCATCGCGGCCGCGGCGATTGCCCTTGTTCTGACGCTGCCCCGAACACCTCCGCCGGAGCCGGCTCAGGTAGGCGCGCAGGCTCCCACCGGTTGGCGCACGTCGCCGGCCTTCATCGGCCTTGCCGCTGCCTATAGCGCGGCAGCTGCCGGCTATGTGCCGCACACCACCATCTTCGTCGACCACGTGGCCCGCGACCTCGGCTACGGCCTGGTGGTCGGCGGATGGATCTGGATCCTTGCCGGTTGCACGGCGGTTGTCGCACCCATGGTGGCGGGCCTGGCTGCCGACAGGTTCGGGTTTGCGCTGTCCCTGAGGGTCGTGGTCGCCCTGATGGCGCTTGGGGCCGCAATCCCCGTGCTTACCAGCCAGATCGTGCTGCTGGGCTTGTCCGCGATGTTGACCGGGGGGCTAATGATCGGCCTTGGCTCGCTCGCCGCCGGGCGAACCCGAGAAATCGTCGGCGCAGAGGCCCACACGCCGGCCTGGGCCCTGCAGACGGTGGTGTTTGCCGCCATGCAGGCAGGTGGCGCCTATTGCTTCACGGCGATTCTGGCCACCACGGGCAGCCATGCCCTCGTCTTCGCCCTGGCGAGCGCCATCATGTTCGCCGGCGTGTCGATTGAGATCGCGACCGCGCGCAGGGCCTGA
- the cnbZ gene encoding 2-amino-5-chloromuconate deaminase CnbZ, with protein MTAIAFAPGNYRFVPSVFQYSAGAAADPGFHIERVMFREPVPLKAGFDLIAAMIRTAGRPLTSFCACELRSPGQFSDQGFRSFNETYVETLRAWGLFDGTTNPVARSNVCPEIGAPTEPSFHAFSFTREGDAGEPNFVISGSGEAREGPGPYAERIVRYQETGTDALTEKAVFVLAQMEKRMAAFGHAWRNTTATQTYCVFDIHPFMASEMARRGAARAGLTWHFARPPVIGLDYEMDCRSVAIERSA; from the coding sequence ATGACCGCGATTGCCTTCGCTCCCGGGAACTACCGGTTCGTGCCGAGCGTCTTCCAGTACTCGGCGGGCGCTGCCGCCGATCCAGGTTTTCATATCGAGCGGGTGATGTTCCGTGAGCCGGTGCCCCTGAAAGCCGGCTTTGACCTGATCGCCGCGATGATTCGCACCGCAGGCCGGCCACTGACCTCGTTTTGCGCGTGTGAATTGCGCTCACCCGGTCAGTTCAGTGACCAGGGGTTCCGCTCCTTCAACGAAACCTATGTCGAGACACTCCGCGCCTGGGGCCTGTTCGACGGAACAACCAACCCGGTCGCCCGCTCGAATGTCTGTCCCGAAATCGGTGCGCCCACCGAGCCATCGTTCCATGCTTTCTCATTCACCCGCGAGGGGGACGCCGGCGAGCCGAACTTCGTCATTTCAGGTTCCGGCGAAGCGCGTGAAGGCCCCGGCCCCTATGCCGAACGCATCGTGCGCTATCAGGAGACCGGAACCGACGCGCTGACCGAGAAGGCCGTTTTCGTGCTCGCGCAGATGGAAAAGCGCATGGCCGCCTTCGGTCATGCCTGGCGCAACACGACCGCTACCCAGACCTATTGCGTGTTCGACATCCATCCGTTCATGGCGAGCGAGATGGCGCGGCGCGGTGCGGCGCGGGCCGGGCTCACCTGGCATTTCGCCCGGCCGCCCGTGATCGGTCTCGACTATGAGATGGACTGTCGCAGCGTCGCCATCGAGCGTTCGGCGTGA
- a CDS encoding Do family serine endopeptidase: MTRFASLIAAASLALASTATLVLAQAPQRQAPSSRAEVQLSFAPVVKRAAPAVVNVYGARVEQVRNAFFDDPIFRRFFGDRGGGQGPQREEVARSLGSGVVADASGLVVTNNHVVENMTEVKISLADRREFEVDIVLRDPRTDLAILKIRNPPSDLAVLPIGDSDALEVGDIVLAIGNPFGVGQTVTQGIVSALARTQVGVADFQSFVQTDAAINPGNSGGALVDMSGNLVGINTAIFSRSGGSHGIGFAIPTAMARLVLDSARAGSPTVRRPWFGATLQTVSPELLESLGLARPTGALVVTIVANSPAAKAGLRVGDLITAVDGREIENPDGFGYRFGIRPIGGLATLAVTRERRNLIIPVALEIAPAGPRDAEKITGISPFQGATVSSVSPALADQLRVSHRLSGVVITEVEPGSPAAQVGLQPGDFVLGVNGSEIKAPRDLQQATAQRARLWRFQIDRQGQVINSMMGG, translated from the coding sequence ATGACCCGATTTGCCTCCCTGATTGCCGCAGCGAGCCTCGCGCTCGCGTCCACCGCGACCCTCGTCTTGGCTCAGGCGCCGCAGCGCCAGGCACCATCCTCGCGTGCCGAAGTGCAGCTGTCCTTCGCACCCGTCGTGAAGCGAGCGGCGCCGGCCGTGGTGAATGTCTATGGCGCGCGCGTCGAGCAGGTCCGCAACGCCTTCTTTGACGACCCGATCTTCCGCCGCTTCTTCGGGGACCGCGGCGGTGGGCAAGGTCCGCAGCGCGAGGAAGTCGCCCGTTCGCTCGGTTCCGGCGTGGTCGCCGATGCCTCCGGCCTTGTTGTCACCAACAACCACGTCGTCGAGAACATGACGGAGGTGAAGATCTCGCTCGCCGACCGCCGCGAGTTCGAGGTCGACATCGTTCTGCGCGATCCCCGCACTGACCTGGCAATCCTGAAGATCCGCAACCCGCCCTCCGATCTCGCGGTGCTGCCCATCGGCGATTCCGATGCGCTGGAGGTTGGCGACATCGTGCTGGCCATCGGCAATCCGTTCGGCGTCGGCCAGACCGTGACGCAGGGTATCGTCTCGGCGCTGGCCCGCACCCAGGTGGGGGTCGCCGACTTCCAGTCCTTCGTGCAGACCGATGCCGCCATCAATCCCGGCAATTCCGGTGGCGCCCTGGTCGATATGTCCGGCAATCTCGTCGGCATCAACACTGCGATCTTCTCACGCTCCGGCGGCAGCCACGGCATCGGCTTTGCCATTCCGACCGCAATGGCGCGCCTCGTGCTCGATTCGGCGCGGGCCGGCAGCCCGACGGTCCGGCGGCCCTGGTTCGGCGCGACCTTGCAGACAGTCAGTCCCGAACTTCTGGAAAGCCTCGGGCTGGCGCGGCCGACCGGTGCGCTTGTCGTGACCATTGTCGCCAACTCGCCCGCCGCCAAGGCGGGGCTTAGGGTCGGCGACCTCATCACCGCCGTCGACGGCCGCGAGATCGAGAACCCGGACGGCTTCGGCTATCGTTTCGGCATCCGCCCGATCGGCGGGCTCGCGACGCTGGCCGTCACTCGCGAGCGCCGCAACCTGATCATTCCGGTGGCCCTTGAAATTGCCCCGGCTGGCCCGCGCGACGCTGAGAAGATCACCGGCATTTCACCCTTCCAGGGCGCGACGGTGTCGTCGGTTTCGCCGGCGCTCGCCGACCAGCTGCGCGTTTCGCATCGCCTGTCGGGTGTAGTCATCACCGAGGTTGAGCCCGGCTCGCCGGCAGCTCAGGTCGGCCTGCAGCCGGGCGATTTCGTGCTGGGCGTCAATGGCAGCGAAATCAAGGCGCCGCGCGACCTGCAGCAGGCAACAGCCCAGCGGGCGCGCCTCTGGCGCTTCCAGATCGATCGGCAGGGGCAGGTCATCAATTCGATGATGGGCGGCTGA